The following are encoded together in the Microcaecilia unicolor chromosome 12, aMicUni1.1, whole genome shotgun sequence genome:
- the MPZL3 gene encoding myelin protein zero-like protein 3 isoform X2, whose protein sequence is MGSGADTSREAFGLLLLVCGFSRAFCIKIQVDSEVHGIVGQHVKLRCNFWSSSPISEHLTVDWTYKPHHGGPTQNILHYQSVAFPVAGGIFGNRITWEGDISSNDASIAIRDLTPNDNGTFTCTVKNPPDVQSNLLPTVLMVTEQATLLSIMVFAPSVLVVVLLLLRMQRKRRSSNKYSIEIINETNRHRKLTCMERISECCAKCAEDSDEEYDNFRKSVSNITIVKATSYS, encoded by the exons ATGGGGTCCGGGGCAGACACGAGTCGTGAGGCCTTTGGGCTCCTGCTCTTGGTGTGCG GTTTTTCTAGGGCTTTCTGCATAAAAATCCAGGTTGATTCAGAGGTGCATGGCATTGTGGGCCAACATGTGAAGCTTCGCTGCAACTTCTGGTCCTCATCGCCCATATCTGAACATCTGACGGTGGATTGGACATATAAACCTCACCATGGAGGCCCCACACAGAAT ATTTTGCATTATCAGTCAGTGGCCTTCCCCGTCGCAGGTGGGATCTTTGGGAACAGAATAACATGGGAAGGGGACATCAGCTCGAATGACGCCTCCATTGCTATCAGAGACCTAACGCCTAATGATAATGGGACATTCACCTGCACTGTGAAAAACCCACCAGATGTCCAAAGTAACCTGCTGCCAACAGTGCTGATGGTCACTGAACAAG CCACGTTGCTCTCCATTATGGTGTTTGCACCCTCAGTTCTTGTGgtggtcctgctgctgctgagAATGCAACGGAAGAGAAGATCAAGCAACAAATATTCAATAGAAATCATAAATGA AACTAACAGACATAGGAAATTGACCTGCATGGAGAGGATCTCCGAGTGCTGTGCCAAGTGTGCAGAG GATTCTGATGAGGAATATGACAACTTTAGGAAGTCTGTCTCCAATATTACAATTGTGAAGGCGACCAGCTACAGCTGA
- the MPZL3 gene encoding myelin protein zero-like protein 3 isoform X1, whose protein sequence is MGSGADTSREAFGLLLLVCGFSRAFCIKIQVDSEVHGIVGQHVKLRCNFWSSSPISEHLTVDWTYKPHHGGPTQNILHYQSVAFPVAGGIFGNRITWEGDISSNDASIAIRDLTPNDNGTFTCTVKNPPDVQSNLLPTVLMVTEQVIFSLSTATLLSIMVFAPSVLVVVLLLLRMQRKRRSSNKYSIEIINETNRHRKLTCMERISECCAKCAEDSDEEYDNFRKSVSNITIVKATSYS, encoded by the exons ATGGGGTCCGGGGCAGACACGAGTCGTGAGGCCTTTGGGCTCCTGCTCTTGGTGTGCG GTTTTTCTAGGGCTTTCTGCATAAAAATCCAGGTTGATTCAGAGGTGCATGGCATTGTGGGCCAACATGTGAAGCTTCGCTGCAACTTCTGGTCCTCATCGCCCATATCTGAACATCTGACGGTGGATTGGACATATAAACCTCACCATGGAGGCCCCACACAGAAT ATTTTGCATTATCAGTCAGTGGCCTTCCCCGTCGCAGGTGGGATCTTTGGGAACAGAATAACATGGGAAGGGGACATCAGCTCGAATGACGCCTCCATTGCTATCAGAGACCTAACGCCTAATGATAATGGGACATTCACCTGCACTGTGAAAAACCCACCAGATGTCCAAAGTAACCTGCTGCCAACAGTGCTGATGGTCACTGAACAAG TCATCTTCTCACTATCCACAGCCACGTTGCTCTCCATTATGGTGTTTGCACCCTCAGTTCTTGTGgtggtcctgctgctgctgagAATGCAACGGAAGAGAAGATCAAGCAACAAATATTCAATAGAAATCATAAATGA AACTAACAGACATAGGAAATTGACCTGCATGGAGAGGATCTCCGAGTGCTGTGCCAAGTGTGCAGAG GATTCTGATGAGGAATATGACAACTTTAGGAAGTCTGTCTCCAATATTACAATTGTGAAGGCGACCAGCTACAGCTGA